GGGTGGCCGCTGCTGGATGTGAAGTCTTCCAGAGCTTTCTGCACGGCCCTCAGTTGCCGGTCCGTCCGGTTGCGGGCGGCCAAGGCTGCAGCCTCCGCTTCTACGCCCACCCGGAACTCGAGCAGGTGGAGCCGGTCCTCCAGACTGGTCACCGGCCGGCCGCCTGGGGCATGGGGATCGCCGTGCGGGGGCGGGGTCAGCGCGAAGCTTCCCCGACCCCGTTCCGTTTCCACCAGTCCCTCTGCCTGCAGCCGGGTCAGGGCCGCCCTGACCACGGTGCGGCTGACGCCGAACTCGCCGATCAACGTGTTTTCGCTGGGCAGCTTGTCGCCGGGCTGGATCACGCCGTCAACGATGCGCGTGCGAAGGTCGGCGGCGAGGTCCGCGGTCAGGTTCCGGCTCATGGGTTCAAGGTTACGCGCCGAACTCCACGGACTCGGTGGTCCAGGCGCGGGACTGGTCGCTGAGGGACACGCCGAGGCCCGGGCGGTCCGGAACCAGCATGCGGCCGTTCTTGGTTTCGAGGCGCTCATTGAACAGCGGGTCGAGCCAGTCGAAGTGCTCCACCCACGGTTCGCGGGGGTAGGCGGCCGCGAGATGGAGGTGGATTTCCATGGCGAAGTGCGGTGCGAGGCCCAGGCCCCGCTCGTCCGCCAGGGCAGCCAGGCGCAGGAACTGGGTGATGCCGCCGACGCGCGGCGCATCAGGCTGGATGATGTCGCAGCCGCTGGCGTCGATCAGGCCCTTGTGCTCCGCCACGGAGGCCAGCATCTCACCGGTGGCGATGGGGGTGTCCAGGACGCTGGCCAGGTGGGCATGGCCCTCGAAGTCGTAGGCATCCAGCGGCTCTTCAATCCAGATGAGGTTGAATTCCTCGAGCTGCCGGCCCATCCGCAGGGCAGTGGCGCGGTCCCACTGCTGGTTGGCGTCCACCATGAGCGGCACGTCCCAACCGATGTGTTCGCGGATTCCGGCCACGCGGCGCAGGTCCTCCTTGCTGTCGGGGAGGCCAACCTTGATCTTGATGCCGCCGATTCCGTCGTCGATGGACTGGGTGGCGCGGGCCTTGACCTCATCCAGGGAGGCATTCAGGAAGCCACCGGACGTGTTGTACGTCTGGACCGAGTCGCGATAGGAGCCCAGGAGCTTGGCCAGGGGAAGCCCGGCGCGCTTTGCCTTGAGGTCGTAGAGGGCGATGTCGATGGCGGCCAGCGCCTGAGTGGCCACGCCCGAGCGGCCCACGGAGGCGCCGGCCCAGAGCAGCTTCGTGTAGATCTTGCCGATGTCGTTTGGGTCCTCGCCGATGATTCCTTCGGCCACCTCTTTAGCATGCGCGTACTGGGCCGGTCCGCCGGCGCGCTTGGAGTAGCTGAAGCCGATGCCGCTGTGGCCCTGTTCGGTGGTGATTTCAGCGAACAGGAACACCACTTCGGTCATGGGCTTCTGGCGGCCGGTGAATACCTTGGCATCACTGATCGGCACGGCGAGGGGAAGCCTCGCTGTGGAAAGTTTCACATGGCGAATGAGGTCAACGGTGCTCATGGGTGCTCCTCGGAATCGGAAGGGGCATCATCGCCCGTAGTTCTTATGCTACAAGTTATAAACTTGTATTACAAGTAGTGGACTACCGTAGTAGCGGTCGGCGGCGTTCGGCCGCGACGTGGGGCTGGGATTGCGACGGCTGATGGGCCAGCTCATTGGCAGATATGCAGTCACGAGTCTCGGATGGGGTTACGAGACAAGTTATTGATCGCAAGCGCCCCTTTTGGCAATGGAATCAGGTAGGTTCG
Above is a window of Arthrobacter sp. FB24 DNA encoding:
- a CDS encoding FadR/GntR family transcriptional regulator gives rise to the protein MSRNLTADLAADLRTRIVDGVIQPGDKLPSENTLIGEFGVSRTVVRAALTRLQAEGLVETERGRGSFALTPPPHGDPHAPGGRPVTSLEDRLHLLEFRVGVEAEAAALAARNRTDRQLRAVQKALEDFTSSSGHPAHAMKSDFEFHKAIAAASGNPFYSDCLASLGQTMIAMPRTRLMTGDEHYAREHFDQVVHEHESIYAAIAEGDVPSSSAAMRSHLANSRRRLRAGR
- a CDS encoding L-talarate/galactarate dehydratase, which encodes MSTVDLIRHVKLSTARLPLAVPISDAKVFTGRQKPMTEVVFLFAEITTEQGHSGIGFSYSKRAGGPAQYAHAKEVAEGIIGEDPNDIGKIYTKLLWAGASVGRSGVATQALAAIDIALYDLKAKRAGLPLAKLLGSYRDSVQTYNTSGGFLNASLDEVKARATQSIDDGIGGIKIKVGLPDSKEDLRRVAGIREHIGWDVPLMVDANQQWDRATALRMGRQLEEFNLIWIEEPLDAYDFEGHAHLASVLDTPIATGEMLASVAEHKGLIDASGCDIIQPDAPRVGGITQFLRLAALADERGLGLAPHFAMEIHLHLAAAYPREPWVEHFDWLDPLFNERLETKNGRMLVPDRPGLGVSLSDQSRAWTTESVEFGA